A stretch of Chloroflexota bacterium DNA encodes these proteins:
- the bcp gene encoding thioredoxin-dependent thiol peroxidase: MPNPGQVAPDFELPSDRGEKIRLSDFRGKKVVLYFYPKDMMSGCTKEACSFRDNYPQYEEQGAVILGVSPDSPQSHVRFKSKYNLPFLLLSDEDHKVAEQYGVWGEKQMYGRAYQGILRTTFVIDEEGKIAKVFSKVKPEGHGEEVLGALAD, encoded by the coding sequence ATGCCGAATCCCGGCCAGGTCGCGCCCGATTTTGAACTCCCGTCCGATCGCGGCGAGAAGATTCGCCTGTCCGACTTCCGAGGCAAGAAGGTTGTACTGTACTTCTACCCCAAAGACATGATGTCGGGATGCACCAAGGAAGCCTGCTCGTTCCGCGACAACTATCCGCAGTACGAAGAACAGGGCGCGGTGATCCTGGGCGTCAGCCCCGATTCGCCACAGAGCCACGTGCGGTTCAAAAGCAAGTACAATCTCCCTTTCTTGCTCCTTTCCGACGAGGACCACAAGGTCGCCGAGCAATACGGAGTATGGGGCGAGAAACAGATGTACGGCCGCGCCTACCAGGGCATCTTGCGGACCACATTCGTCATTGACGAAGAAGGCAAAATTGCCAAGGTCTTCAGCAAAGTAAAGCCCGAAGGCCATGGCGAGGAAGTGTTGGGGGCGCTGGCCGACTAG
- a CDS encoding SpoIID/LytB domain-containing protein, with product MGARCRAVVAAVLLWLLAGPGAWAASPIAAAGVALAPPVEGGVIFGQARDILTESPVAGAFVYLEGGQGGAFTDAGGYYRLPTLPGEWTVAVRAPGYLDMSQTHVRVLVGRSIRVDFDMVVANPTPAQEEELFRRMVTPPEQAWAPDFDVAMASAPTSIRVLMPDGQVVEMDLEEYVKGVVPQELPPSAPMEALKAQAVAARSYAVTSWNHAAQGANVCTTTHCQVWKNVHFSRTDQAVEATRGVFATYRGSIIRAFYFGHCDGHTRNSEDVWVQALPYCRSVACECGYTRLWGHGVGMCQEGAIAMARRGATFDQILRHYYTGISLVGVQPTPTPEPTATPPPTPEPVVTFTWPVQEGWNLISIPVVVSDTTPSGLFSSIAGNYDMVMQYDAFAPYARWKVYQAGSVSQTGGLDYLDLRYGIWLRATAPCTLTVSGLAITTPTEIPLINGLNLVAYPSLRARNVSDALASIAGKYVRVYAYRADRPDSPWVLYDFTVPPELNALQQMTPGLGYWIEMVQPANWRVDP from the coding sequence ATGGGCGCGCGTTGCCGGGCTGTCGTTGCGGCAGTCCTTTTGTGGCTCCTGGCTGGGCCGGGCGCGTGGGCCGCGTCGCCGATCGCTGCCGCGGGTGTCGCGTTGGCTCCGCCGGTTGAGGGCGGCGTTATTTTCGGCCAGGCGCGGGACATTCTGACGGAAAGCCCCGTTGCGGGGGCTTTCGTGTACCTGGAGGGCGGGCAAGGGGGCGCGTTCACCGACGCGGGCGGCTACTATCGGTTGCCGACGCTTCCCGGCGAGTGGACGGTGGCCGTGCGCGCCCCCGGCTATCTGGATATGTCGCAGACACACGTGCGCGTGCTGGTGGGCCGCAGCATCCGCGTGGACTTTGACATGGTCGTTGCGAACCCGACGCCGGCGCAGGAGGAAGAACTCTTCCGCCGCATGGTTACTCCCCCCGAACAGGCCTGGGCTCCTGATTTTGATGTTGCCATGGCGTCCGCGCCGACCTCCATCCGCGTGCTAATGCCCGACGGCCAGGTGGTGGAGATGGATTTAGAGGAGTACGTGAAGGGCGTGGTGCCACAGGAGTTGCCGCCCTCTGCTCCCATGGAGGCGCTGAAGGCGCAGGCGGTGGCGGCGCGCAGTTATGCGGTTACCTCCTGGAACCACGCGGCGCAGGGCGCTAATGTCTGCACGACGACGCACTGCCAGGTGTGGAAGAACGTTCATTTTTCCCGAACGGATCAGGCCGTAGAGGCGACACGAGGCGTCTTTGCGACGTATCGTGGTAGCATCATCCGCGCCTTCTACTTCGGCCACTGCGACGGCCACACGCGCAACAGCGAGGATGTGTGGGTGCAAGCGCTGCCCTACTGTCGCAGCGTCGCCTGCGAGTGCGGGTACACGCGGCTGTGGGGGCATGGCGTGGGGATGTGCCAGGAAGGGGCCATCGCCATGGCCAGGCGCGGCGCGACCTTTGACCAAATCCTGCGCCACTACTACACCGGCATCAGCCTGGTCGGAGTGCAGCCAACGCCCACGCCCGAGCCGACGGCGACGCCGCCCCCCACGCCGGAGCCTGTCGTAACGTTCACGTGGCCGGTGCAGGAAGGCTGGAACCTGATCTCTATCCCCGTGGTCGTCAGCGACACGACGCCCAGCGGCCTGTTTTCCAGCATCGCCGGCAATTACGACATGGTGATGCAGTACGACGCCTTCGCCCCTTATGCCCGCTGGAAAGTGTACCAGGCAGGCAGTGTGAGCCAGACAGGCGGGCTGGATTACCTAGACCTGCGCTACGGGATATGGTTGCGGGCAACCGCGCCCTGCACGCTCACGGTGTCGGGCCTCGCCATCACGACTCCCACCGAGATTCCGCTGATCAACGGCCTCAACCTGGTGGCTTATCCTTCCCTTCGGGCGCGCAACGTATCCGATGCGCTTGCCTCCATCGCGGGGAAGTACGTGCGGGTGTATGCCTACAGGGCCGACCGGCCGGATTCGCCATGGGTGCTGTACGATTTCACGGTGCCCCCGGAACTGAACGCGTTGCAGCAGATGACGCCCGGACTGGGCTACTGGATAGAGATGGTGCAGCCGGCCAACTGGCGGGTGGATCCGTGA